The following proteins come from a genomic window of Phnomibacter ginsenosidimutans:
- a CDS encoding SusC/RagA family TonB-linked outer membrane protein, whose protein sequence is MLLLGPLFVLAQDATREIKGTVTDNNGGPLQGVSVLVKGKSTGTATNNAGMYTVKAANGDVLVISYVGFLTQEITVGASANFNVSLKPITNENTDVVVVGYGRSTKRTVSSAITSIKPEDLNRGAIGDVGQLLQGKVPGLNITASGDPNRPAAVILRGHSTVNSPGGPFYVIDGIPGADINAVAPDDIASMDILKDASATAIYGNRASNGVIMVTTKKGKKGKTQAAYNGYVGFENVSSSLDLMDAAQLRAYSQKNNYTPNANDDKGANTDWMKAIQKSSAVSHNHNISFSGGTDKSMYSASLNYLKKDGIILQSDLERVVGRLSVEHHALNDKLIFGLNMMSSNSKASNVPLQNMVFQQAVKYNPMSPVYNDNGTFFENFNNPSYFNPVSIIKNAVDDTKYGSLQGNFTIEAKLPFNLTFNNNLAYQRGTWLHGEYYNSYYSQNYSTGSFYTNGDPGGGRSLRNFFANGLAYRGYYQSSSKTLESYLTWDKKFGLHKLKAVLGYSWQKNTNNEGLQTSQTNFVNDYTGYNNLGLGNYQTVNGFAVDYGGSVYEETNFISDFFRLNYDFNEKILVQASVRRDGSSVFGKNKEWGYFPAASVAYRLSEESFIKNLNIFNDLKLRVSYGETGNAFGLGAYNAQRLYNKSGTYYSNGVFAASFRSTQGSNPDLQWEVTATKNIGIDFGILKGKISGSVDLYEKTTTNMVFPYSVAQSIDPSGFLWLNVGEIRNRGIEFMVNINAITRRDFSWNTTLNLASNQNRIMDLKGPEQYGVNADSTYYTQIDGPGTTGSRLQLLAVGGPLGQFYSFQYMGKDANGNSQFLKRDKTLTTNPSNISDYHYLGSPHPTLMFGWSNTFRYKNLDLNFFIRGVSGNKIFNATRADLSYVVTAGQTNISPYAADDKKTDARNNNFSSRYVEDGSYIRFDNATLGYRVNIKNEHISNLRFYATVNNLFVITNYKGIDPEINQGGASLGVDYNSFYPKTRTILLGVSVGF, encoded by the coding sequence ATGCTACTGCTCGGCCCCCTGTTCGTATTAGCACAGGATGCCACCCGGGAAATTAAAGGTACCGTTACCGACAACAACGGCGGACCACTGCAGGGTGTGTCAGTTTTAGTAAAAGGAAAATCAACCGGCACAGCTACCAACAACGCAGGTATGTACACGGTAAAAGCTGCTAACGGTGATGTATTGGTGATAAGCTATGTGGGCTTTCTGACACAGGAAATTACCGTAGGTGCTTCAGCAAACTTCAATGTATCGCTGAAGCCGATTACCAATGAAAACACAGATGTGGTAGTGGTGGGTTATGGCCGTTCAACTAAGAGAACCGTTTCCAGTGCCATCACTTCTATTAAACCTGAAGACTTGAACCGCGGTGCCATTGGCGACGTTGGTCAGTTGCTCCAAGGTAAAGTGCCCGGCCTCAACATTACAGCCAGTGGTGATCCTAACCGTCCTGCTGCCGTTATTCTGCGTGGTCACTCTACAGTAAACAGTCCTGGTGGTCCGTTTTATGTAATTGATGGTATACCCGGTGCTGATATCAATGCAGTTGCTCCAGATGACATTGCTTCGATGGACATTTTGAAAGATGCCTCTGCTACGGCAATTTATGGTAACCGTGCATCGAATGGTGTAATTATGGTGACCACCAAAAAAGGTAAGAAAGGCAAAACGCAAGCCGCATACAATGGCTATGTTGGTTTTGAAAATGTAAGCAGCAGCCTCGACCTGATGGATGCAGCACAACTGAGAGCTTACTCACAAAAAAACAACTATACACCAAACGCTAATGATGATAAAGGTGCAAATACAGACTGGATGAAAGCCATTCAGAAAAGTTCTGCTGTATCACACAACCACAACATTTCTTTCAGCGGTGGTACAGACAAAAGCATGTATAGTGCCAGCCTCAACTACCTGAAAAAAGATGGTATCATTTTACAAAGTGATCTGGAGAGAGTGGTTGGCCGATTGAGTGTAGAACACCATGCGCTGAATGACAAACTCATTTTTGGTTTGAACATGATGAGCAGCAACAGCAAGGCATCAAATGTGCCGCTGCAAAACATGGTATTTCAGCAGGCAGTGAAGTACAACCCCATGTCGCCTGTATACAACGACAATGGCACTTTCTTCGAAAACTTCAACAACCCCAGCTATTTCAACCCGGTATCTATTATCAAAAATGCGGTGGATGATACCAAGTACGGTTCATTGCAAGGCAACTTCACCATTGAAGCCAAACTGCCTTTCAACCTTACGTTCAACAACAACCTGGCATACCAGCGTGGTACCTGGCTGCATGGCGAATATTACAACAGCTACTATTCTCAAAACTACAGCACAGGTAGCTTTTACACCAATGGCGACCCGGGTGGCGGCCGCAGCCTGCGCAACTTCTTTGCTAATGGTTTGGCCTACAGAGGTTACTATCAGAGCAGTTCTAAAACTCTGGAATCTTACCTCACTTGGGACAAGAAATTTGGTTTGCATAAATTGAAAGCCGTGTTGGGTTACAGCTGGCAGAAAAACACCAACAACGAAGGCTTGCAAACCAGCCAAACCAATTTTGTAAACGATTACACAGGATACAATAACCTGGGATTGGGCAACTACCAAACTGTAAACGGATTTGCCGTTGATTATGGTGGTTCCGTGTATGAAGAAACCAACTTCATTTCAGACTTCTTCCGTTTGAACTACGACTTCAATGAAAAGATTTTGGTACAGGCATCTGTAAGAAGAGATGGTAGCTCTGTATTTGGTAAAAACAAAGAGTGGGGTTATTTCCCTGCTGCCAGTGTGGCCTATCGTTTGTCTGAAGAAAGCTTCATCAAAAACCTCAACATTTTCAATGACCTGAAGTTGCGGGTGAGCTATGGTGAAACAGGTAATGCATTCGGCCTCGGCGCTTACAATGCGCAGCGCCTGTACAACAAATCTGGTACATACTATAGCAACGGTGTATTTGCAGCATCATTCCGTTCTACACAGGGTTCTAACCCAGATTTGCAGTGGGAAGTTACCGCCACCAAAAACATCGGTATCGACTTCGGCATTCTGAAAGGCAAAATTTCCGGTTCGGTGGATTTGTATGAAAAGACAACTACCAACATGGTATTTCCTTACAGCGTTGCACAGTCTATTGACCCCAGTGGTTTCTTGTGGTTGAACGTTGGTGAAATCCGCAACCGTGGTATTGAATTCATGGTGAATATCAATGCGATTACAAGACGTGATTTCAGCTGGAATACCACACTGAACCTGGCCAGCAACCAAAACCGTATTATGGATTTGAAAGGACCTGAGCAATATGGTGTAAATGCTGACTCTACTTACTATACGCAAATTGATGGCCCCGGTACTACTGGCAGCCGCTTGCAATTGTTGGCTGTAGGTGGACCTCTCGGTCAGTTCTATTCTTTCCAGTACATGGGCAAAGATGCCAACGGCAACTCCCAGTTTTTGAAGCGTGATAAAACTTTGACCACCAACCCATCCAACATTTCTGATTACCACTATCTTGGCAGCCCTCATCCTACCTTGATGTTTGGTTGGAGCAACACTTTCCGTTACAAAAACCTCGATCTGAATTTCTTCATCAGAGGCGTATCTGGCAACAAGATTTTCAATGCCACCCGTGCAGATTTGTCTTACGTAGTTACTGCCGGTCAAACAAACATCAGCCCTTATGCTGCTGATGATAAAAAGACTGATGCCAGAAACAACAACTTCTCTTCCCGCTATGTAGAAGATGGTTCTTACATCCGTTTCGACAACGCTACATTGGGCTATCGCGTCAACATCAAAAACGAACATATTTCAAACCTGCGTTTCTATGCTACAGTGAACAACCTGTTTGTGATTACAAACTACAAAGGCATTGACCCCGAAATCAATCAGGGTGGTGCATCACTGGGTGTTGATTACAACAGTTTCTATCCTAAAACCCGTACCATTCTTTTGGGTGTATCAGTTGGTTTTTAA
- a CDS encoding RagB/SusD family nutrient uptake outer membrane protein, with translation MNKMKHLLIVALAGLVMGSCHKIEVTPNSLYTEEVFPKTDAEFQSVMGTIYTSLRGHYSLGYWFAQELSSDESILPVYGGNWFDGQGYIQLHRHDWNKDHGWITTVWNDAYSIVGLCNQTMYIFRNAPDGDSKNTAIAELKTLRAFAYWELLDMFGNVPLDTVYPSPGVQAKAARAQVFSFVESELKSAIPYLKTATGSSTYGKVTRWMANALLAKLYLNAEVYAGSPKYNEAIAACDAVIASGNFALESRGSYLTQFYPTNGPANKEFIFAIPYDPSTSNGYLFHGRYDLNRNLGIKYRYSGSTPGNYSFNQIIMNQTSGNGLINSRPSGPRATLSSFYNSYFKADPNDIRNNQWLVGLQYWSDGSPIMVRTTKKGYDQFYTGADGNAEYIYHLSIDSVIAARLNPASIDLGNDEVAWNMGIRNIKFYPDANSSSRNQSNDAPLFRYADILLMKAEAILRGGTATNGQTALSLVNSVRSNRTTSAAWTAVTLDDLYAERAREFTWECWRRNDMIRFGKYETSYGFKTNADTYRRIFPIPTMAMNTNPKLVQNPGY, from the coding sequence ATGAATAAAATGAAACATCTTTTAATAGTGGCACTTGCGGGTCTTGTAATGGGCTCCTGCCACAAAATTGAAGTGACGCCAAACTCGTTGTACACAGAAGAGGTGTTCCCAAAAACAGATGCCGAATTTCAATCGGTAATGGGAACCATCTACACCAGTTTGCGTGGGCACTATTCACTTGGTTATTGGTTTGCACAAGAACTCAGTTCCGATGAATCAATTTTGCCCGTATATGGTGGCAACTGGTTTGATGGTCAGGGTTACATTCAACTGCATCGCCACGATTGGAACAAAGATCATGGCTGGATTACTACCGTGTGGAACGATGCCTATTCTATTGTAGGCTTGTGTAACCAAACCATGTACATTTTCCGCAATGCTCCCGATGGCGATTCAAAAAACACGGCGATTGCAGAATTGAAAACATTGAGAGCATTTGCTTACTGGGAATTGCTTGACATGTTTGGCAACGTGCCTTTGGATACGGTATATCCAAGCCCCGGCGTTCAGGCAAAAGCTGCACGGGCACAGGTTTTCAGCTTTGTAGAATCTGAATTGAAGTCTGCAATTCCTTATTTAAAAACAGCAACCGGAAGCAGCACCTATGGTAAAGTAACCCGCTGGATGGCCAATGCACTGCTGGCAAAACTGTACCTGAATGCTGAAGTATATGCTGGTAGCCCCAAATACAATGAAGCGATTGCTGCATGTGATGCTGTCATTGCCTCAGGCAACTTTGCCTTAGAATCAAGAGGTTCCTACCTGACGCAGTTCTATCCTACCAACGGTCCTGCCAACAAAGAATTCATCTTTGCTATTCCCTACGACCCCTCAACCAGTAATGGTTACCTCTTCCATGGTCGTTATGATTTGAACCGTAACCTGGGTATTAAGTATCGTTATTCTGGTAGCACACCTGGCAATTACTCGTTCAATCAAATCATCATGAACCAGACTTCTGGTAATGGTTTGATTAACTCTCGTCCGAGCGGACCACGTGCAACACTGTCAAGTTTCTACAACAGTTATTTCAAAGCCGACCCCAATGACATCCGCAACAACCAGTGGTTGGTTGGTCTTCAGTATTGGAGCGATGGTAGCCCTATAATGGTAAGAACGACAAAGAAGGGTTATGATCAATTCTATACAGGTGCTGATGGCAATGCTGAATATATTTACCATCTGTCTATCGACTCAGTAATTGCAGCAAGACTCAATCCTGCTTCTATCGATTTGGGTAATGATGAAGTGGCATGGAACATGGGCATCCGCAACATCAAGTTTTATCCCGACGCTAATTCATCGAGCCGTAACCAAAGCAACGATGCCCCACTCTTCCGTTATGCCGACATATTGCTTATGAAGGCTGAAGCTATTTTGAGAGGCGGCACGGCCACCAATGGCCAAACGGCGCTATCTTTGGTAAACAGTGTACGCAGCAACAGAACTACTTCTGCAGCATGGACAGCCGTTACTTTAGATGATTTATATGCTGAACGTGCCCGTGAATTTACTTGGGAATGCTGGCGCAGAAATGACATGATCCGCTTTGGCAAGTATGAAACTTCTTATGGTTTCAAAACTAATGCCGACACGTATCGCCGCATTTTCCCAATACCTACCATGGCTATGAATACCAACCCTAAGCTGGTACAAAATCCTGGTTACTAA
- a CDS encoding metallophosphoesterase, which yields MKKTVVSLLLLFAIWHHADAQIFIRDSADIPKSNTPQVLPKALHFLVMGDWGRNGADHQREVAAQMGKTASDMKTQFIIATGDNFYPSGVMSEHDPLFHYSFENIYTDFSLQWDWYLILGNHDYMTNPDAQVKYSSISRRWKMPARYYSKKFAINGDTTQQVLIAFIDTNPLIPQFYGSPQYGAAVTNQDSTEQKNGWKMY from the coding sequence ATGAAAAAAACAGTCGTTTCTCTTCTGCTGCTTTTTGCCATTTGGCATCATGCTGATGCACAAATATTCATTCGTGATAGTGCTGATATACCTAAGAGCAACACGCCACAAGTATTGCCCAAAGCCCTGCATTTTTTGGTCATGGGCGATTGGGGTCGTAATGGTGCAGACCATCAAAGAGAAGTTGCTGCGCAAATGGGCAAAACTGCCAGTGATATGAAAACGCAATTCATCATTGCAACGGGAGACAACTTTTACCCAAGTGGTGTGATGAGTGAACATGACCCACTGTTTCATTATTCATTTGAAAATATTTATACTGATTTCTCTCTACAATGGGATTGGTATTTGATTCTGGGCAACCACGATTACATGACGAATCCTGATGCACAAGTAAAGTACAGCAGCATTAGCCGCCGATGGAAAATGCCCGCCAGGTATTACAGTAAAAAGTTTGCCATCAATGGCGATACTACACAACAAGTGTTGATTGCCTTCATCGACACAAACCCTTTGATACCGCAGTTTTATGGCAGTCCGCAGTATGGAGCAGCAGTAACCAATCAAGACAGCACTGAACAAAAAAATGGCTGGAAAATGTATTGA
- a CDS encoding metallophosphoesterase, with protein sequence MSDASPNIKWKLVVGHHPMYTGGSRTEGYDTKAIRNSLKPLLDKYKVDAYINGHEHSLQHIKPAGVTHHFISGAASERTAVKLIPDARMVASTYGFMLFSVTANHMLVQTIDYNGQIIYSSNIAK encoded by the coding sequence TTGAGCGATGCATCGCCCAATATAAAATGGAAGCTTGTTGTTGGCCATCATCCTATGTACACTGGCGGCAGCAGAACCGAAGGCTATGATACCAAAGCCATCAGAAACTCATTAAAGCCACTGTTGGACAAATACAAAGTAGATGCATACATCAACGGGCATGAACATAGCCTGCAACACATTAAACCAGCAGGCGTTACTCATCATTTTATCTCGGGAGCAGCATCTGAAAGAACAGCTGTAAAGCTGATACCTGATGCCAGAATGGTTGCATCTACCTATGGATTTATGTTGTTTTCTGTAACGGCCAATCATATGTTAGTACAAACCATTGACTATAATGGCCAAATCATTTACAGCAGCAACATTGCCAAATAA
- a CDS encoding sodium/sugar symporter → MHTLQTADYIVFFVYFLLIAGYGYYVYRSKKTTGSSAKDFFLAEGALTWWAIGASLIASNISAEHFIGMSGSGFAIGLAISTYEWMSAAVLIIVAVWIIPMYLRNRIYTMPQFLAQRYSNSVSTIMAVFWLLVYVFVNLTSIIYLGALAISSISSISFEWCIAGLSVFSILVTLGGMKVIGYTDVIQVLVLLIGGLVTTYLALTLLADKFGYQGNILEALGVLRKEAPEHFHMILDESNPHYKELPGLSVLIGGMLINNLAYWGCNQYIVQRALGADLKTARNGILFAAFLKLLIPVIAVLPGIIMFVLHKNGMFQQEMMTDGIVKPDHAYPTLMNLLPAGLKGVAFAALTAAIVASLAGKANSISTIYSLDIHKKFIRPEATEKQIVQVGRWAVIISMVIAAVIAPALKSLDQAYQFIQEYVGFFSPGVLAIFLLGMFWKKTTNAAALAGAVITIPLSAILKFLPGWTNGAFPDYPFLDRMTITFVVVTVVMIAMSLLKPKPAGDAHNIVLDKSLFKVSPAFIIASILICAILTALYTIFW, encoded by the coding sequence ATGCATACTTTACAAACAGCCGATTACATTGTATTCTTTGTGTATTTTCTGCTCATTGCCGGTTATGGGTATTATGTATACCGCAGTAAAAAAACAACCGGTAGTAGTGCGAAAGATTTCTTCTTGGCCGAAGGTGCACTTACCTGGTGGGCTATTGGTGCTTCTTTGATTGCCTCCAATATTTCTGCAGAGCATTTCATTGGCATGTCTGGTTCTGGCTTTGCCATTGGGCTTGCCATCTCTACTTACGAATGGATGTCTGCAGCAGTTCTTATCATCGTTGCTGTTTGGATTATACCCATGTATTTGCGCAACCGCATTTACACCATGCCACAATTCTTGGCACAACGATACAGCAATAGTGTGAGTACCATCATGGCCGTTTTTTGGTTGCTGGTTTATGTTTTCGTCAACCTTACTTCTATTATTTACCTCGGCGCTTTAGCCATCTCCTCTATTTCCAGCATCAGTTTCGAATGGTGTATTGCAGGCCTGAGTGTCTTTTCCATTTTGGTTACACTTGGTGGCATGAAGGTGATTGGCTATACAGATGTTATACAGGTTTTGGTGTTGCTCATTGGTGGACTTGTAACCACGTATCTTGCATTAACGTTGCTGGCTGATAAATTTGGTTATCAGGGAAACATTCTGGAAGCACTGGGCGTTTTGCGCAAAGAGGCTCCCGAGCATTTTCACATGATACTGGATGAATCGAATCCGCATTACAAAGAGTTACCAGGGTTGTCGGTACTGATTGGCGGCATGCTCATCAATAACCTTGCCTATTGGGGCTGCAATCAATACATTGTTCAAAGAGCTTTAGGCGCCGATTTGAAGACAGCCCGCAATGGCATTCTGTTTGCAGCGTTCTTGAAGTTGTTGATTCCTGTAATTGCAGTATTGCCCGGCATTATCATGTTTGTATTGCACAAAAACGGCATGTTTCAGCAAGAAATGATGACCGATGGAATTGTGAAGCCGGATCATGCCTATCCTACATTGATGAACCTGCTGCCTGCCGGTTTGAAAGGTGTTGCTTTTGCAGCACTTACTGCTGCTATTGTGGCATCGCTTGCCGGCAAAGCCAACAGTATCTCTACTATCTATTCACTGGACATACACAAAAAATTCATACGTCCTGAGGCAACAGAAAAGCAGATTGTACAAGTAGGACGTTGGGCCGTTATTATATCTATGGTCATTGCAGCGGTAATTGCGCCAGCACTTAAATCACTCGACCAGGCATACCAGTTTATTCAGGAATATGTTGGGTTCTTTTCACCCGGTGTATTGGCCATTTTTCTGTTGGGTATGTTTTGGAAGAAAACCACCAATGCCGCTGCATTGGCAGGTGCCGTCATTACCATTCCATTATCTGCAATTCTCAAGTTTTTACCCGGCTGGACAAATGGCGCATTTCCTGATTATCCATTTCTCGACAGAATGACCATCACTTTTGTAGTAGTAACTGTTGTGATGATTGCCATGAGCCTGCTGAAACCCAAGCCTGCCGGGGATGCACACAACATTGTACTTGATAAGTCGCTGTTCAAAGTAAGTCCGGCCTTCATTATTGCCTCCATTTTAATTTGTGCCATTCTTACTGCATTGTATACCATTTTTTGGTAG
- the rplQ gene encoding 50S ribosomal protein L17 produces MRHGDKVNNLGRKKAHRVALLRNLATELIVHKRIVTTLAKAKALRGFIEPLITKTKKNGSEAEIMHQHRVVFSALNSKIAVKELFTVVAPKIASRPGGYTRIIKLGTRPGDAAETALIELVDFNEVYGKTVAKAAEPAKRTRRAGGSKKKAEETAAVAETAPEVKAEEATSPEEKAAE; encoded by the coding sequence ATGCGTCACGGAGACAAAGTAAACAATCTGGGTCGTAAGAAAGCCCACCGCGTTGCGTTGTTGCGCAACCTCGCTACCGAATTGATCGTTCACAAACGCATCGTAACTACTTTGGCTAAGGCTAAAGCATTGCGTGGTTTTATTGAGCCATTGATTACAAAAACCAAGAAGAATGGCAGTGAAGCTGAAATCATGCACCAGCACCGTGTGGTGTTCAGTGCCCTGAACAGCAAGATTGCCGTTAAAGAACTGTTCACAGTGGTTGCTCCCAAAATTGCGAGCCGCCCCGGTGGTTACACCCGCATCATTAAGCTGGGCACTCGTCCTGGTGATGCTGCTGAAACTGCACTGATTGAACTGGTTGACTTCAACGAGGTTTACGGTAAGACAGTTGCAAAAGCTGCTGAACCTGCTAAGCGTACACGCCGTGCCGGTGGTAGCAAAAAGAAGGCTGAAGAAACTGCTGCTGTTGCAGAAACTGCACCAGAAGTAAAAGCTGAAGAAGCTACTTCGCCCGAAGAAAAAGCCGCTGAATAA
- a CDS encoding DNA-directed RNA polymerase subunit alpha: MAILSFQKPDKIILHKATDFEAQFEFRPLEPGYGLTVGNALRRVLLSSLEGYAITGIRIEGADHEFATIKGIAEDVTEIILNLKQVRFKKTTDGEIQQEKIMLSLKNKTQFTAGMIGEVLQNFEVMNPDLNICTMDASAKLDIEIHIGKGRGYVPSEENRLKDAPFGYIPVDSIFTPIKNVKYSVENTRVEQRTDYEKLLMEVVTDGTIHPEEAVKQASRILIQHLMIITDENITFDTKEEKKEDPVDESTLQLRKILKTPLEDLDLSVRAFNCLKAAKINSLSELVQYEQEDLMKFRNFGQKSLSEIEQVLGERGLSFGMDLAKMGIDTEEL, translated from the coding sequence ATGGCCATTTTAAGTTTCCAAAAGCCTGACAAAATCATTCTGCACAAGGCAACCGATTTTGAAGCTCAATTCGAATTCCGTCCACTCGAACCAGGTTATGGTTTGACAGTAGGTAACGCTCTGCGTCGTGTATTGCTGAGCTCTCTCGAGGGTTACGCTATCACAGGTATCCGTATTGAAGGCGCTGATCATGAGTTCGCTACTATCAAAGGCATTGCCGAAGACGTAACCGAAATCATCCTCAATCTGAAGCAGGTTCGTTTCAAAAAAACAACTGACGGCGAAATTCAGCAGGAGAAAATCATGCTGAGCCTGAAGAATAAAACGCAGTTTACTGCCGGTATGATTGGCGAAGTGTTGCAAAACTTCGAGGTGATGAACCCCGATTTGAACATTTGCACCATGGATGCCAGCGCCAAGCTGGATATCGAAATCCACATTGGTAAAGGCCGCGGTTATGTACCTTCTGAAGAGAATCGTTTGAAAGATGCTCCATTTGGTTACATCCCCGTTGATTCAATTTTTACACCCATCAAGAACGTAAAATACAGCGTAGAAAATACCCGCGTTGAGCAGCGTACCGACTACGAAAAACTGTTGATGGAAGTGGTAACCGATGGTACCATTCACCCTGAAGAAGCGGTGAAGCAAGCCAGCCGTATTCTTATTCAGCACCTGATGATCATCACCGATGAAAACATCACCTTCGATACCAAAGAAGAGAAGAAGGAAGATCCGGTAGACGAATCAACACTGCAACTGCGCAAGATTCTGAAGACTCCTTTGGAAGATCTGGATTTGAGCGTACGTGCTTTCAACTGTCTGAAAGCTGCTAAAATCAACAGCCTGAGCGAACTGGTACAATACGAGCAGGAAGACCTGATGAAGTTCCGCAACTTCGGTCAGAAGAGCCTGAGCGAAATTGAGCAGGTACTGGGCGAACGTGGTCTGTCTTTCGGTATGGACCTCGCTAAAATGGGAATTGATACCGAGGAGCTCTAA